Part of the Candidatus Methylomirabilota bacterium genome, AACTTCATGCCACCGGTGAATAGAAAGAGGAGCGCGAGCAGCCCCTGAACGATCCACAGCGCGAGGTTCATGGCTACTGCTTCACCGCCACCTGCGCGCGCAGGCGCTCCTCTGCCTCCCTGAGCTCGGGAGTGAGGGCGGGACCGAAGTCCGACGCCTCGAACACCTGGCGAATCTCGATCTCGGCCTCCCCGGCGAGGGGATTGGGGCAGCGCTTGACCCATTCGATCGCCTCTTCCTTCGACTTCACCTGGAACAGCCAGAAGCCGGCGACCAGCTCCTTCGCCTCAGGGAAGGGCCC contains:
- a CDS encoding YciI family protein, which translates into the protein MRFMVLVKADKNTEAGLLPDEKLLTEMGKYNEELVKAGVLLAAEGLHPSSKGARVKFSGGKRTVIDGPFPEAKELVAGFWLFQVKSKEEAIEWVKRCPNPLAGEAEIEIRQVFEASDFGPALTPELREAEERLRAQVAVKQ